One Oncorhynchus kisutch isolate 150728-3 linkage group LG13, Okis_V2, whole genome shotgun sequence DNA window includes the following coding sequences:
- the LOC109902859 gene encoding angiopoietin-related protein 3, whose amino-acid sequence MKLFCLLFLVGLSVAQAAPRDSSRVYPTMPSQLQPQTQPPAEAKSRFAMLDDVRLLANGLLQLGQSLRDFVHKTKAQMNDIFQKLTNFDRSFYQLSVVTSEIKEEEEELKKTTMFLKANNEEIRNLSLEINAKINSILQERSLLQSQVGGLEEKLKGLSESMMPGEQLSEIKSLKDVIDVQESTITDLLKAVKEQHDQLNQQKTKIKTLEEKISIDHFQDATDKAMGSDSEIPDMFEYLTGNSTGEDTDLPVDCSDLYNRGERNSGVYPIKPNQSEPFNVYCELTSGGSTVIQRREEGSVDFDQTWEKYEKGFGDLEREFWLGLIKIHSLAGQGDSILRIELEDWKEDRRSVEYQFTMEGAQAHYTLHLTHLSGDLPNAMGNHTRFSTKDRDNHQDSNCAKNYTGGWWFNACGDTNLNGRYMWLRSKGRSMRRKGIQWKPLGISYSLKTTKISIRHV is encoded by the exons ATGAAGCTCTTCTGCCTCCTGTTCCTGGTTGGTCTGTCTGTAGCCCAGGCAGCTCCTCGGGACTCTTCCAGGGTCTATCCCACCATGCCCTCTCAACTCCAGCCCCAGACTCAGCCTCCAGCTGAGGCCAAGTCCCGCTTCGCTATGCTGGACGATGTCCGTCTCCTGGCCAACGGTTTGCTCCAGCTGGGTCAGAGCCTCAGGGATTTTGTTCACAAGACGAAGGCCCAGATGAACGACATCTTCCAGAAGCTGACCAACTTCGATCGCTCCTTTTACCAGCTCTCCGTGGTCACCTCAGAGAtcaaggaggaagaggaagagctgAAGAAGACCACCATGTTCCTGAAGGCTAACAACGAGGAGATCCGGAACCTGTCACTGGAGATCAACGCCAAGATCAACAGTATTCTGCAGGAGAGGAGCTTGCTGCAGAGTCAAGTAGGGGGGTTGGAGGAGAAGCTGAAGGGACTGTCTGAGAGCATGATGCCGGGAGAGCAGCTCAGTGAGATCAAGTCACTCAAG GATGTGATTGATGTTCAGGAGAGCACCATCACTGACCTGCTGAAAGCTGTGAAGGAGCAGCATGATCAGCTCAACCAACAGAAGACTAAGATCAAGACTCTGGAGGAAAAG ATCAGCATCGATCATTTCCAAGACGCGACTGACAAAGCAATGGGTTCCGACTCAGAGATCCCAGACATGTTTGAGTACCTGACAGGCAACTCCACTGGTGAGGACACAGACCTACCCGTGGACTGCAGTGATCTTtataacagaggagagaggaacagcgGGGTGTACCCCATCAAGCCAAATCAGTCAGAGCCTTTCAATGTGTACTGTGAACTGACCTCAG GAGGTTCAACAGTCATCCAGCGCAGGGAGGAGGGGTCCGTGGATTTTGACCAGACATGGGAGAAGTACGAGAAAGGATTTGGGGATCTGGAAA GAGAGTTCTGGCTGGGCCTGATAAAGATCCACAGCCTGGCTGGCCAGGGTGACTCCATCCTGCGCATTGAGTTGGAGGACTGGAAGGAGGACAGGAGGTCAGTAGAGTACCAGTTCACCATGGAGGGAGCCCAGGCCCACTAcaccctccacctcacccacctGTCTGGAGATCTGCCTAACGCCATGGGCAACCACACCAGGTTCTCCACCAAGGACCGAGACAACCACCAGGACTCAAACTGCGCCAAAAACTACACAG GTGGCTGGTGGTTCAACGCCTGTGGCGACACCAACCTGAACGGCAGGTACATGTGGCTGAGGTCAAAGGGTCGTTCCATGAGGAGGAAAGGGATCCAATGGAAACCTCTGGGTATCTCCTACTCCCTCAAGACCACCAAGATCTCCATACGACACGTCTGA